Below is a window of Aerococcus viridans DNA.
AGTATTAGTGGATCATGACTATAATGGTCACTTTGCCCACTCATTCTACTACGGAGTAACTGTCTTACCTCAAGGGGAAAGACACTTGCACGGTGAAATCGTATCTTACGGGGTATTAATTGTCCTACAATTGGCTAAAAAATATGACGAATTGAAAAAAATTCGTGATTTCATGATTTCAGTGGGATTACCAACGTCATTAAAAGCCTTAGAAATTGAAAGTGACGAAGATTTGAAAACACTATTAGATAAGGCCTTTACCTTAGACCATATTCAAACATCACCATTTGAAATTAACCGTCAAATGGTTGAAGATGCTATTCAGGAGGTTGAAAAATTAAACCAATAATTTGATGCATTATCATTTATATAATCGAGTGCGGGCTGTGGCGAAATGCTGCAGTCCTTTTTCTGGATTTTTGAGCTGATGAAGGCTAGTAATATAACTTTTGCAGTCGGTGCATTAATCATGATAGAATGATAGCGATGAAGAAGAAGCTTTATGCATGTAGAGTCTTTTATATTTGGTGAAAAAGTGATACAATTGACTAATTGTAAAGCAGTATTTTTACAAAGTGCCCGGTTCTTACCAGTAGGAATTTAATGTGTTTGATTGGTGGTTTATATTAATCAAATAGACTAGCAAGGGACGTATAAATTCATGAATCGGCCTTCAATATATAAATCAAAATAAGAGGCAAGTTGGCATCTGACTAAGTTGATGATTTGTCTTATTTTTCGAGAGGAGAACACTTAATGGACTTAAAAAATCAAGTTGCCCAAGTCATTAAATCGAGCATTGAAACTGAATTGACTTTGGAACAAATTCAAAATCTATTAGAAGTACCAAAACATGAGGGACACGGGGATATCGCCTTCCCATGTTTTATTTTTGCTAAGGAATTGCGTAAAGCGCCTCAAGCCATTGCACAGGAAATTGCACCACAAATTGAGGGTGAAATTGTAGACCGTGTTGAAGCAGTTGGCCCATACATCAACTTCTTCTTAAATCAAACATTGGTAACACAAGCAATCCTAACTGAGATTTATGAAGCAGGGAACCGCTTTGGTGAATTAGCCATTGGACACGGTGAAAATATCACCATCGATATGTCTAGTCCAAACATTGCGAAACCTATGTCAATGGGACACTTACGATCAACTGTTATCGGGAATGCCATTGCCAACATCACAACAAAAGTTGGGTTCAATCCAGTACGTATCAACCACTTGGGTGACTGGGGAACACAATTCGGTAAGTTGATTGTTGGTTATAAAAAATGGGGTTCTGAAGAAGCTGTTCGTGAAAACCCAATTCAAGAATTGTTGAAATATTATGTACAATTCCATGAAGAAGCAGAAGATGATGAAAGTCTTGAAGATGAAGGGCGCCTATGGTTTAAAAAACTAGAAGATGGCGATCCAGAAGCCTATGAATTATGGAAATGGTTCAAAGACGAGTCATTAAAAGAATTCCAACGCATCTATGATATCCTTGGCATCGAATTTGATTCTTACAACGGGGAAGCATTCTACTC
It encodes the following:
- a CDS encoding iron-containing alcohol dehydrogenase — translated: MDHDYNGHFAHSFYYGVTVLPQGERHLHGEIVSYGVLIVLQLAKKYDELKKIRDFMISVGLPTSLKALEIESDEDLKTLLDKAFTLDHIQTSPFEINRQMVEDAIQEVEKLNQ